The genomic region AAACGCCCCTACAGCCGCAGAGAATCAACATTCTTGTGCAATCAATTGTGTACAATTGATAGCGAGTCTAGCTCAACAGTGCCTGTTTCCCAGAAGGCATCAAGATCTGCCTGAATGTTTTCTCTCTTCTGCAGTTCACTATTCCAATTATCAACTGCAATACCGGAAGCTAAAGAATAAGCCAGTATCTTTGCTGTAGTGTTGCTGTCCAGATCTTTTGGAACAGAAAcgaaaatttcatcatcgcACGGCATAGCAAGTAATAAAGAATCCCAGTCATCTAACCATTCTGGAAGAGG from Kluyveromyces lactis strain NRRL Y-1140 chromosome D complete sequence harbors:
- a CDS encoding uncharacterized protein (conserved hypothetical protein), translated to MYISLVYLEVLLSFSLLSPAAAAPLPDANSTAVNSLELDMVSNSTSVCFNSTNYTIDVSELPLPEWLDDWDSLLLAMPCDDEIFVSVPKDLDSNTTAKILAYSLASGIAVDNWNSELQKRENIQADLDAFWETGTVELDSLSIVHN